The following are encoded together in the Gemmatimonadota bacterium genome:
- a CDS encoding carboxypeptidase regulatory-like domain-containing protein, with amino-acid sequence MARLTIPLDASGIEGFDPKQQVKVLLTSGGKPVASQAVAFDRKGQAQVGFDIDTKQSGLRVIVGPPDATDEELTGLQTIGLDIPRRRFFGKDDLAIPAIRITPYYWFWWLRWCRTFTIHGRVVCPDGSPVPGAVVCAYDVDAWWWWWSKQQVGCATTDASGSFTLTFKWCCGWWPWWWWRLRRWYVEPKLAEVIYGALQRDPRVPRPPLPDPAPDLSLFDRFLGEPSLPRSVGRAALAAPARVLTTAAAGATPTRNRAAAGALVRGRAAVAPVEPSLLDGLRERLVSRLPNIPALDAVRLWPWHPWQPWWDCTPDIVFRATQTCGGTEHVIVNEGWFSARWNIAQVSNVTLTATDDACCVPINDCIEGECLALAKVCSVDADQVGGNPGADPTPVGYAFPNVISNGGDAPFAEQVNIRGTAQCMSDIDYYEIEFSDDDGATWQLMPSQALGTFAREYWDFALGTDVDVPFSAQVPIDGRHVYETVEHYEATHTPADWGATKVWLGTNIDMVVPWLTAPTFADGTYTLRVVGYDEAGGVLSNPRVLKVCDSQADAEIIVTTDNQSTFPAPGPLNNPCGGGTTHGCTNEPETDILDARIVHAGGGQTTIGPCGEVRIATGDMLEVDFVAHDAQGHLAWYSLIATYGENLARDLVALGGTLTPLPGGAPPVPAAAQVGPDYATARSAPQNAAAPTWTGGAIRLTISAAIAFPESCCYQLELRAYKRTIVNCQANNTHRNLSERSFQVSV; translated from the coding sequence CATCGAAGGCTTCGACCCCAAACAGCAAGTGAAGGTGCTCCTGACGTCCGGCGGTAAACCGGTCGCATCACAAGCGGTGGCGTTCGACCGGAAGGGGCAGGCGCAGGTCGGGTTCGACATCGACACGAAGCAGTCGGGGCTGCGGGTCATCGTCGGCCCGCCAGATGCAACCGACGAGGAACTCACGGGGCTCCAGACCATCGGGCTCGACATCCCGCGCCGACGCTTCTTCGGCAAGGACGACCTGGCGATCCCCGCCATTCGCATCACCCCCTACTACTGGTTCTGGTGGCTGCGGTGGTGTCGCACCTTCACCATCCATGGGCGCGTGGTCTGCCCCGATGGCTCCCCCGTCCCCGGCGCCGTCGTCTGCGCCTACGACGTCGATGCCTGGTGGTGGTGGTGGAGCAAGCAGCAGGTGGGGTGCGCCACGACCGACGCCAGCGGCTCGTTCACCCTCACCTTCAAGTGGTGTTGCGGGTGGTGGCCGTGGTGGTGGTGGAGGCTCCGCCGCTGGTACGTGGAGCCCAAGCTCGCCGAGGTGATCTACGGCGCGCTGCAGCGCGATCCGCGCGTGCCGCGCCCGCCGCTCCCCGATCCGGCCCCCGACCTGTCGCTCTTCGATCGATTCCTGGGCGAGCCGTCGCTGCCGCGCTCGGTGGGGCGCGCAGCACTCGCCGCACCCGCGCGCGTGCTGACCACGGCAGCAGCGGGGGCAACGCCCACGCGGAATCGCGCCGCGGCAGGCGCGCTCGTTCGTGGTCGCGCCGCCGTCGCCCCGGTCGAACCGTCGCTCCTGGATGGACTGCGCGAGCGACTGGTGTCCAGGCTTCCGAACATCCCCGCGCTCGATGCCGTGCGCCTCTGGCCGTGGCATCCCTGGCAGCCGTGGTGGGACTGCACCCCCGACATCGTCTTCCGCGCCACGCAAACGTGCGGCGGCACCGAGCACGTGATCGTCAACGAGGGGTGGTTCTCGGCGCGCTGGAACATCGCGCAGGTGAGCAACGTGACGCTCACGGCGACCGATGATGCCTGCTGCGTCCCCATCAACGACTGCATCGAGGGCGAGTGCCTGGCGCTGGCCAAGGTGTGCAGCGTCGACGCCGACCAGGTGGGCGGCAATCCCGGCGCCGACCCGACGCCGGTGGGGTACGCCTTCCCCAACGTCATCTCCAACGGTGGCGACGCCCCGTTCGCGGAACAGGTGAACATCCGCGGCACGGCGCAGTGCATGAGCGACATCGACTACTACGAGATCGAGTTCTCCGACGACGATGGGGCAACGTGGCAGCTGATGCCGTCGCAGGCGTTAGGCACCTTCGCGCGCGAGTACTGGGACTTCGCGCTCGGCACCGACGTCGATGTCCCGTTCAGCGCGCAGGTCCCCATCGACGGCCGGCACGTGTACGAGACGGTCGAGCACTACGAGGCCACGCACACCCCGGCCGACTGGGGCGCGACCAAGGTCTGGCTCGGGACCAACATCGACATGGTCGTCCCCTGGCTCACGGCGCCGACCTTCGCCGACGGGACGTACACGCTCCGGGTGGTGGGCTACGACGAGGCCGGCGGCGTCCTCTCCAACCCGCGCGTCCTCAAGGTCTGCGACTCCCAGGCCGACGCCGAGATCATCGTCACGACCGACAACCAATCGACCTTCCCCGCTCCGGGGCCGCTCAACAACCCGTGTGGCGGCGGGACGACGCACGGCTGCACCAACGAGCCCGAGACCGACATCCTCGACGCGCGCATCGTGCACGCGGGCGGTGGCCAGACGACCATCGGTCCGTGCGGCGAGGTGCGCATCGCAACGGGGGACATGCTGGAGGTGGACTTCGTCGCCCATGACGCGCAGGGGCACCTGGCCTGGTACTCGCTCATCGCCACGTACGGCGAGAACCTGGCACGCGACCTCGTTGCGTTAGGCGGGACGCTCACGCCGCTCCCCGGTGGGGCACCGCCGGTGCCGGCGGCCGCGCAGGTGGGCCCCGACTACGCCACCGCACGCTCGGCGCCGCAGAACGCGGCGGCCCCCACGTGGACCGGCGGGGCGATTCGCCTCACGATCAGTGCGGCCATCGCCTTCCCCGAGAGCTGCTGCTACCAGCTCGAGCTCCGGGCCTACAAGCGCACCATCGTGAACTGCCAGGCCAACAACACGCATCGCAACCTGAGCGAACGCTCGTTCCAGGTGTCGGTGTGA
- a CDS encoding DUF1360 domain-containing protein, producing the protein MSALLLFAGLLATWRVTHLITAEDGPWNLVARLRQAAGAGFFGDLMDCFYCTSMWVALPMAYWVGTSWPARGVAWLALSGGAILIERLIPDRRDPASGP; encoded by the coding sequence ATGAGTGCACTCCTCCTCTTCGCCGGGCTGCTGGCGACGTGGCGGGTCACGCACCTCATCACGGCGGAGGACGGACCATGGAACCTCGTGGCCCGCCTCCGCCAGGCGGCGGGCGCCGGCTTCTTCGGCGACCTGATGGACTGCTTCTACTGCACGAGCATGTGGGTGGCGCTCCCGATGGCGTATTGGGTGGGGACGAGCTGGCCGGCGCGCGGCGTCGCCTGGCTCGCCCTGTCGGGGGGCGCGATCCTCATCGAACGACTCATCCCCGATCGCCGCGACCCGGCGAGCGGACCCTAA
- a CDS encoding YaiI/YqxD family protein: MKLWIDADAAPLAVKEVCYRASERLALATVFVANQRVQLPAGYPHLEAVRVDGGPDVADRYIAEHAQAGDVAVTADIPLAALLVPKKVTVIDPRGEVYTEEIIGERLSVRNFMDGLRGAGVETGGHGAYGAREKQAFANALDRALTRAMRS, translated from the coding sequence ATGAAGCTCTGGATCGACGCCGACGCCGCACCGCTCGCCGTGAAGGAAGTCTGCTACCGCGCCTCCGAGCGCCTCGCGCTCGCCACCGTCTTCGTGGCCAACCAGCGGGTGCAGCTTCCCGCGGGCTACCCGCACCTCGAGGCGGTGCGCGTCGACGGCGGCCCCGATGTCGCGGACCGCTACATCGCCGAGCACGCGCAGGCGGGCGATGTCGCGGTCACCGCCGACATCCCGCTGGCCGCGCTCCTCGTCCCCAAGAAGGTCACGGTCATCGACCCACGCGGCGAGGTCTACACCGAAGAGATCATCGGCGAGCGGCTCTCGGTGCGGAACTTCATGGACGGCTTGCGCGGGGCGGGGGTGGAGACCGGCGGTCATGGCGCCTACGGCGCGCGCGAGAAGCAGGCGTTCGCCAACGCACTCGACCGCGCGCTCACCCGGGCGATGCGCAGCTGA
- a CDS encoding 2-oxoacid:ferredoxin oxidoreductase subunit beta, whose amino-acid sequence MTSITKPPVRHPSSRTNALGLTLRDYEGAMSTLCAGCGHDSVTAALIQAGWEMALEPHRVGKMSGIGCSSKTTAYFMKQSHGFNSVHGRMPSVTSGAAAANRSLTYIGISGDGDSLSIGLGQLSHAIRRNVNMLYVLENNGVYGLTKGQFSASADIGSTSKKGEANEQAPIDPVLLALTLGATFVARSFSGDKKQLVPILKAGIAHRGFAVVDVISPCVSFNDHEGSTKSYAFTREQSVEAVSADFVPIQRAITVPETDEEVRVVQLHDGGSVRLRSTSPEYDPTDREHAYAHVRACQARQEMATGLLFVDDGGREMHDMMRTVPTPLIDIPYEKLCPGKAALEALMQRYR is encoded by the coding sequence ATGACGTCGATCACCAAGCCTCCCGTCAGGCATCCGAGCTCGCGCACCAACGCCCTGGGGCTCACGCTTCGCGACTACGAAGGAGCGATGTCGACGCTGTGTGCCGGGTGCGGGCACGACTCGGTCACCGCGGCGCTCATCCAGGCCGGCTGGGAAATGGCCCTCGAGCCGCACCGCGTGGGGAAGATGAGCGGAATCGGCTGCTCGTCGAAGACGACCGCGTACTTCATGAAGCAGTCGCACGGCTTCAACTCCGTGCACGGGCGCATGCCGTCGGTGACCAGCGGAGCCGCCGCGGCCAACCGGTCGCTCACCTACATCGGCATCTCCGGCGACGGCGACTCGCTGTCGATTGGGCTGGGGCAGCTGTCGCACGCCATCCGGCGCAACGTCAACATGCTCTACGTGCTGGAGAACAACGGCGTCTACGGCCTCACCAAGGGGCAGTTCTCGGCGTCGGCCGACATCGGGTCGACGAGCAAGAAGGGGGAGGCGAACGAACAGGCGCCGATCGATCCCGTCCTGCTGGCGTTGACGTTAGGCGCGACCTTCGTGGCCCGCTCGTTCTCGGGCGACAAGAAGCAGCTCGTCCCCATCCTCAAGGCTGGGATCGCCCACCGTGGCTTCGCCGTGGTCGACGTGATCTCGCCTTGCGTCTCGTTCAACGACCACGAAGGGTCGACCAAGAGTTACGCCTTCACCCGCGAGCAGTCGGTGGAGGCCGTCTCGGCAGATTTTGTCCCGATCCAGCGCGCGATCACCGTTCCCGAGACCGACGAAGAGGTGCGGGTGGTGCAGTTGCACGACGGCGGGAGCGTGCGCCTGCGGTCCACGTCGCCCGAGTACGATCCCACCGATCGCGAGCACGCCTACGCACATGTGCGCGCCTGCCAGGCGCGCCAGGAAATGGCGACCGGCCTGCTCTTCGTCGACGATGGTGGACGCGAGATGCACGACATGATGCGCACCGTGCCCACGCCGCTCATCGACATCCCGTACGAGAAGCTCTGCCCGGGCAAGGCCGCGCTCGAGGCGCTGATGCAGCGGTATCGTTAG
- a CDS encoding 2-oxoacid:acceptor oxidoreductase subunit alpha produces MSGINDFAFKMGTVNGTGSASANSLLMQAIFRMGIPVTGKNIFPSNIQGLPTWYEIRVSKDGYTARPSEVDLVVALNPSTYRKDVAAVRPGGYLLYDSTWPLDPALVREGITILGIPFGKMCVETFEKDRDRTLLRNIAYAGALAALLDIDMDVVGQMLNEKFAKKPRLLDANHTAIHLGYDFAKANFACPLPFRLEKMDATGDAILMDGNTASALGALYAGATVGAWYPITPATALMEAFKGFCEKFRVDPDTGLNNYAILQAEDELAAAGIVIGAGWAGARAFTNTSGPGISLMQEFIGLAYYTDIPAVFFDVQRCGPATGMPTRTQQADLFSLAYASHGDTKHLVLFPANPRECFELAVQSFDLAERFQTPVFVASDLDIGMNDWMVKRFEWDDNYRPDRGKVLDAEALSKIAKFSRYLDVDGDGIAARTLPGVGGKGAYFVRGSGHDKHAAYTEDSDAYLELVDRLKRKIDGAAESLPTPVIQRRDGAEVGLVMIGGCDAAVREASDILATQGIAVDVMRIRAFPFAKAVHDFITGHEHVFVIEQNRDAQLRALLAIELGVPRDDMHAVLDYGGMPLTAKVVVDAVSAHLAGVPA; encoded by the coding sequence ATGAGCGGGATCAACGACTTCGCCTTCAAGATGGGGACGGTCAACGGGACCGGGTCGGCGAGCGCCAACTCGCTCCTGATGCAGGCCATCTTCCGCATGGGCATCCCGGTCACGGGAAAGAACATCTTCCCGTCGAACATCCAGGGACTCCCCACCTGGTACGAGATCCGGGTCAGCAAGGACGGCTACACGGCGCGCCCCTCGGAGGTGGACCTGGTGGTCGCGTTGAATCCGTCGACCTACCGCAAGGACGTCGCCGCGGTGCGCCCCGGCGGCTACCTGCTGTACGACTCGACGTGGCCGCTGGATCCGGCACTCGTGCGGGAAGGGATCACCATCCTCGGCATCCCGTTCGGCAAGATGTGCGTGGAGACGTTCGAGAAGGACCGTGACCGCACGCTGCTGCGCAACATCGCGTATGCCGGCGCGCTCGCCGCCCTGCTCGACATCGACATGGACGTCGTCGGGCAAATGCTCAACGAGAAGTTTGCCAAGAAGCCGCGCCTGCTCGACGCCAACCACACCGCGATCCACCTGGGCTACGACTTCGCCAAGGCCAACTTCGCCTGTCCACTCCCCTTCCGGCTGGAGAAGATGGACGCGACCGGTGATGCCATCCTCATGGACGGCAACACGGCCAGCGCACTCGGCGCGCTGTACGCAGGTGCCACGGTGGGGGCCTGGTATCCCATCACGCCGGCCACCGCGCTGATGGAAGCGTTCAAGGGCTTCTGCGAGAAGTTCCGCGTGGACCCCGACACGGGGCTCAACAACTACGCGATCCTGCAGGCCGAAGACGAGCTGGCCGCTGCCGGAATCGTGATTGGCGCCGGCTGGGCCGGGGCGCGCGCCTTCACCAACACGTCGGGGCCCGGGATCTCGCTCATGCAGGAGTTCATCGGGCTGGCGTACTACACCGACATCCCGGCCGTCTTCTTCGACGTGCAGCGCTGCGGCCCGGCCACCGGGATGCCGACGCGCACGCAGCAGGCCGACCTCTTCTCGCTGGCCTACGCCTCGCACGGCGACACCAAGCACCTCGTCCTCTTCCCCGCCAACCCGCGCGAGTGCTTCGAGTTGGCGGTGCAGTCGTTCGACCTGGCCGAGCGCTTCCAGACCCCGGTCTTCGTGGCCTCGGACCTCGACATCGGGATGAACGACTGGATGGTGAAGCGCTTCGAGTGGGACGACAACTACCGCCCCGATCGTGGCAAGGTGCTCGACGCCGAGGCGCTCTCGAAGATCGCGAAGTTCTCGCGCTACCTGGATGTGGACGGTGATGGGATTGCGGCCCGCACGCTCCCCGGCGTGGGCGGGAAGGGGGCCTACTTCGTGCGCGGCTCCGGGCACGACAAGCATGCCGCGTACACCGAGGACTCGGACGCATACCTGGAGCTGGTCGATCGCCTCAAGCGCAAGATCGATGGGGCGGCGGAGTCGCTCCCGACGCCGGTCATCCAGCGCCGTGACGGCGCCGAGGTGGGGCTGGTGATGATTGGCGGGTGCGACGCGGCGGTGCGCGAGGCGAGCGACATCCTGGCCACGCAGGGGATCGCGGTGGACGTGATGCGCATCCGAGCATTCCCATTCGCCAAGGCCGTGCACGACTTCATCACCGGTCACGAGCACGTCTTCGTGATCGAGCAGAACCGCGATGCGCAGTTGCGCGCACTGCTGGCCATCGAGCTTGGCGTGCCGCGCGACGACATGCACGCCGTGCTCGACTACGGGGGCATGCCGCTCACCGCCAAGGTCGTCGTCGACGCCGTATCCGCCCACTTAGCCGGAGTGCCCGCATGA
- a CDS encoding FAD-dependent oxidoreductase, whose amino-acid sequence MGATDVSDPRYYHKVVDCQWACPAHTNVPGYLRLIAQGRYDDSYLLNRQSNVFPGILGRTCDRPCEPACRRGRVDEKPVAICRLKRVAADLRGDIRDRLPKPPAQKNGKRVVCVGAGPSSLTVANDLLPLGYDVTIVERNARAGGLMRINIPAFRLPGSVLDEECGYIIDMGANMRYETTVTSLKALLAEGFDAVYVGSGAPKGKELDLPGRWDAQDQIHLGIDWLANVHFEHLTEIGKRVLIIGVGNTAMDCCRTAKRLGATDVKVVARRGRKHFKASPWELEDAEEEHVQIIENHAPKRFVIEHGKLVGMEFEQLQWSEDASGKQRSTVLDTVIIPCDDVILAIGQDNAFPWIERDIGIEFDARDMPVVDKVTHQSTRPNVFFGGDAAWGPENIIWAVAHGHQAAISIDLHCQGKPVGERPPLGMTLVSAKVGMHAWAYENDYDTAKRARMQHEALEQRFHNIGIEVELGFTPEQAAGEVQRCLNCDVQTHFSAPLCIECDACVDVCPTTCLTITTNSTPIDDLRLRLSAPALNTAQEIYVSAALPQTKRVMVKDEDVCLHCGLCAERCPTAAWDMRTFDLQLPYAGQVSR is encoded by the coding sequence ATGGGCGCGACAGATGTCTCGGATCCTCGCTACTACCATAAAGTCGTCGACTGCCAGTGGGCCTGCCCGGCGCACACCAACGTCCCGGGCTACCTCCGGCTGATTGCACAGGGGCGGTACGACGACTCGTACCTCCTCAACCGACAATCCAACGTCTTTCCGGGCATCCTTGGCCGTACGTGCGACCGCCCGTGCGAGCCCGCCTGCCGGCGCGGACGCGTGGATGAGAAGCCGGTGGCCATCTGCCGCCTCAAGCGGGTCGCGGCCGACCTCCGCGGCGACATCCGCGACCGCCTTCCCAAGCCCCCGGCCCAGAAGAACGGGAAGCGCGTGGTGTGCGTCGGGGCCGGGCCGTCGTCGCTCACCGTCGCCAACGACCTGCTCCCGCTCGGCTACGACGTCACCATCGTCGAACGCAATGCGCGGGCGGGCGGGCTGATGCGCATCAACATCCCCGCCTTCCGACTCCCGGGAAGCGTGCTCGATGAAGAGTGCGGCTACATCATCGACATGGGAGCCAACATGCGCTACGAGACGACGGTGACGAGTCTCAAGGCGCTGCTGGCCGAGGGCTTCGACGCGGTGTACGTGGGGAGTGGCGCACCCAAGGGGAAGGAGCTTGACCTCCCGGGACGCTGGGACGCGCAGGACCAGATCCACCTCGGGATCGACTGGCTGGCCAACGTGCACTTCGAGCACCTCACCGAGATCGGGAAGCGGGTGCTGATCATCGGCGTGGGGAACACGGCGATGGACTGCTGCCGCACCGCCAAGCGCCTCGGGGCCACCGACGTGAAGGTCGTCGCCCGGCGCGGTCGCAAGCACTTCAAGGCGTCGCCGTGGGAGCTCGAGGACGCCGAGGAAGAGCACGTGCAGATCATCGAGAACCACGCGCCCAAGCGGTTCGTGATCGAGCATGGCAAGCTGGTGGGGATGGAGTTCGAGCAGCTGCAATGGAGCGAGGACGCGAGCGGCAAGCAGCGCTCCACCGTGCTGGACACCGTCATCATCCCCTGCGACGACGTCATCCTCGCCATCGGGCAGGACAACGCCTTCCCGTGGATCGAGCGCGACATCGGGATCGAGTTCGACGCGCGCGACATGCCCGTGGTGGACAAGGTTACGCACCAGAGCACGCGCCCGAACGTCTTCTTCGGCGGCGATGCCGCGTGGGGGCCGGAGAACATCATCTGGGCGGTGGCCCACGGTCACCAGGCCGCCATCTCGATCGACCTGCACTGCCAGGGGAAGCCGGTGGGCGAGCGCCCGCCGCTCGGGATGACGCTGGTGAGCGCCAAGGTAGGGATGCACGCCTGGGCGTACGAGAACGACTACGACACGGCCAAGCGCGCCCGCATGCAGCACGAGGCGCTCGAGCAGCGCTTCCACAACATCGGGATCGAGGTCGAGCTGGGCTTCACCCCCGAGCAGGCCGCCGGCGAGGTGCAACGTTGCCTCAACTGCGACGTCCAGACGCACTTTTCCGCGCCGCTCTGCATCGAGTGCGACGCCTGTGTCGACGTCTGCCCCACGACGTGCCTCACGATCACGACCAACAGCACGCCGATCGACGACCTGCGCCTGCGTCTCTCGGCGCCGGCGCTCAACACCGCGCAGGAGATCTACGTCTCCGCCGCCCTCCCGCAGACCAAGCGCGTGATGGTCAAGGACGAGGACGTCTGCCTGCACTGCGGGCTCTGCGCCGAGCGCTGTCCGACCGCCGCGTGGGACATGCGCACGTTCGACCTCCAACTTCCGTATGCCGGACAGGTGAGCCGATGA
- a CDS encoding DUF2214 family protein, with protein MTIRWLLAALHLLALGIGMESVWARGRALRRPLDADGLKRVFTHDNWYGIAALLWYPTGIARAFFGFEKGTGYYLHQPFFVAKLALVIIVGAVEMWVMVVLIRWRRQQQRGEAIDTRHAALMSRISAWETFAIMLIIFLATAVARNVRFW; from the coding sequence GTGACCATCCGTTGGCTCCTCGCCGCGTTGCACCTGCTGGCCCTCGGCATCGGCATGGAAAGCGTCTGGGCCCGCGGCCGGGCGTTGCGCCGTCCGCTCGATGCCGACGGCCTCAAGCGCGTCTTCACGCACGACAACTGGTACGGGATCGCCGCGCTGCTCTGGTACCCCACCGGGATTGCCCGGGCCTTCTTCGGCTTCGAGAAGGGGACGGGGTACTACCTGCACCAGCCGTTCTTCGTGGCCAAGCTGGCGTTGGTGATCATCGTGGGCGCGGTGGAGATGTGGGTCATGGTCGTCCTCATCCGCTGGCGCCGCCAACAGCAGCGCGGCGAGGCGATCGATACCCGCCACGCCGCGCTCATGTCGCGCATCTCCGCCTGGGAGACCTTCGCCATCATGCTCATCATCTTCCTGGCGACGGCGGTAGCGCGCAACGTCCGCTTCTGGTAG
- a CDS encoding pesticidal protein Cry15Aa, whose amino-acid sequence MTTHATRSPFDSRASSHGVVPRTLTATLLLAAIASADVRAQSAPWMIGPFTKPSAVNPILSPSAAATFRSPMNDSLVQWEAFATFNPAAVVRDGKVFVLYRAEDATGASIIGGHTSRIGLAESRDGVHFTRHPAPILFPANDGQKGNEWPGGVEDPRIVEDESGRYVLTYTQWNRQVPRLAVATSRDLMRWEKHGPAFADAAGGKYLGVETKSGAILSRVVGDRIVATKVDGKYWMYFNVPDVLIATSDDLVHWTPVEDANGRALKVLSPRPGYFDSWLVEAGPPPLLTERGIVMLYNAGNSQAYGDRALPERMYTAGQALFDARNPLKLLARTDVPFIRPTESYEKSGQYAEGTTFVEALIPFKGQWFLYYGTADSRVGVAVAPMRRPARSR is encoded by the coding sequence ATGACGACGCACGCCACACGCTCACCGTTCGACAGCCGGGCCTCCTCACACGGTGTGGTGCCGCGCACCCTGACAGCCACCTTGCTGCTGGCGGCGATCGCGAGTGCAGACGTGCGCGCGCAGTCCGCGCCGTGGATGATCGGCCCGTTCACCAAGCCGTCGGCGGTGAACCCGATTCTCTCGCCGAGTGCGGCGGCGACCTTTCGCTCGCCGATGAACGACTCGCTCGTGCAGTGGGAGGCGTTCGCGACGTTCAACCCGGCGGCGGTGGTGCGCGACGGGAAGGTCTTTGTGCTCTATCGCGCCGAAGACGCGACCGGGGCCTCGATCATCGGTGGGCACACCTCGCGCATCGGGCTCGCCGAGAGTCGCGACGGGGTGCACTTCACGCGGCACCCGGCGCCGATCCTCTTTCCGGCGAACGATGGGCAGAAGGGAAACGAGTGGCCGGGGGGCGTGGAGGATCCGCGCATCGTGGAGGACGAGAGCGGGCGCTACGTGCTCACCTACACGCAGTGGAACCGGCAGGTGCCACGCCTGGCGGTGGCGACGTCGCGCGACCTGATGCGCTGGGAGAAGCACGGCCCCGCCTTTGCCGATGCAGCTGGCGGCAAGTACCTGGGGGTTGAGACCAAGTCCGGGGCGATCCTGAGCCGCGTGGTGGGCGATCGCATCGTCGCCACGAAGGTCGACGGCAAGTACTGGATGTACTTCAACGTCCCCGATGTCCTCATCGCCACCTCCGACGACCTGGTGCACTGGACGCCGGTGGAGGATGCGAACGGCCGCGCGCTCAAGGTGCTGTCGCCGCGCCCCGGCTACTTCGATTCGTGGTTGGTGGAGGCGGGGCCGCCGCCGCTCCTCACCGAGCGCGGCATCGTGATGCTCTACAACGCTGGCAACAGCCAGGCGTACGGCGATCGCGCGCTCCCCGAACGCATGTACACCGCAGGGCAGGCGCTCTTTGACGCGCGCAACCCGCTCAAGCTGCTGGCGCGCACCGATGTCCCGTTCATTCGCCCCACCGAGTCGTACGAGAAGTCGGGGCAGTATGCCGAGGGGACGACCTTCGTGGAGGCCCTCATCCCGTTCAAGGGACAGTGGTTCCTGTACTATGGCACGGCCGACTCGCGGGTGGGGGTGGCCGTGGCACCGATGCGACGGCCGGCGCGGTCACGTTAG
- a CDS encoding response regulator transcription factor codes for MRALIVDDEAPARRRLTRLLATIEDLEVVGEAESGDEAVTRIAELEPDVVFLDIQMPGLNGVGVVKAVGVDEMPLVIFVTAFDEHAVAAFEVRALDYLLKPVVPDRLRSAVERAREMLSAPLGAATLQQVEAMASLVRIEGPPLTRLLVQGERGAQLLLVDSIDLARAERNYVVLYTPQGTFRVRGTIGALADRLDATRFLRVNRSDIVRMDAIRELQPWSHGDYRIVLGDGRALLWSRRYRAQQASAFELG; via the coding sequence ATGCGTGCACTCATCGTCGATGACGAGGCCCCAGCGCGCCGTCGCCTCACGCGACTGCTGGCGACCATCGAAGACCTCGAGGTCGTCGGCGAAGCGGAAAGTGGGGATGAGGCCGTCACGCGTATCGCCGAGCTCGAGCCCGACGTCGTCTTCCTCGACATCCAGATGCCGGGCCTCAACGGTGTCGGGGTGGTCAAGGCCGTCGGCGTGGATGAGATGCCGCTCGTCATCTTCGTCACGGCGTTCGACGAGCATGCCGTCGCGGCGTTCGAAGTGCGCGCGCTCGACTACCTCCTGAAACCCGTGGTACCCGATCGCCTGCGCAGCGCCGTCGAACGGGCGCGTGAGATGCTGTCGGCCCCGCTCGGCGCCGCGACGTTGCAGCAGGTCGAGGCCATGGCCTCGCTGGTCCGGATCGAGGGGCCACCGCTCACGCGGTTGCTGGTGCAGGGGGAGCGTGGGGCACAGCTGCTGCTGGTGGATTCGATCGATCTCGCGCGCGCCGAGCGCAACTACGTGGTGCTGTACACCCCCCAGGGCACATTTCGCGTGCGAGGGACGATCGGCGCGCTCGCCGATCGCCTCGACGCGACCCGCTTCCTGCGTGTGAACCGCTCTGACATCGTGCGCATGGACGCCATCCGCGAACTACAACCTTGGTCGCACGGCGATTATCGCATCGTGCTCGGCGATGGGCGGGCACTGTTGTGGAGTCGCCGGTATCGGGCGCAGCAGGCGTCGGCCTTCGAGTTGGGATGA